The following are encoded in a window of Candidatus Jordarchaeales archaeon genomic DNA:
- a CDS encoding helix-turn-helix domain-containing protein — MPLKIVSKELLGQFGLSESEVNVYLVALSLGEFSVYDLASHLSLPYESVRDVVDRLVERGFLRKLPAVVDRYVALTPFLELFIELYERTLGEINALKGEVSSYFEEASKRLRELSKQVASCISVELEGTSGDMASLMDSVAKRYAKFVEEGSDVLRGVAVSVEELLSSFLSTSMVKMVEVDRFEGNAVSLSEMTQEFLKRVDGSVRAVVDAQIKLIGALQNEVSRRLDQLAAHMEALLENHYKNHVRVVEELVQFLGKTIGEEMKQLRAFTEKCEVDASWLVEGVAVRVSSLLQSGSRKFVQTVASGIRRELEAFKVLHSKLNELVSRALVVAKELEFISNIKTSFFGSSGISRIKSALEAWSRELLKLATSVQESYNEILAIEADTLRTVEDEVVKNVTSTINEEQENLKNALQSIKRDIEDRLGVFPELFESKVTDEINSSLLRSTRSCEDTTNAVLSFMRDEFKNLTRSLVASLSSYAKEVIDLLSSYTKSVAEAVKLLEFSALILRRKLSQTIQERLHEYDMKGEALVKDLRREQSDKLVEVKRKISERVGAINQKAVRDLEAAAGSLEEAGKRTENAMEDVVSRMEDGVKTLEDVWNSSLEVAPVYSGTWTIVGKNSIAKHMAGMLGRAKKSVTLVLPQPHNEVLEAVKQVRSDVKVKIAVQVAVELPILRELALLDNVEIYWCREAAFWGLVIDDKEVLIAPVDAENPPVATVSVQEGAVRFYGKVIEDFVESLVKKKPQTISERQVDVV, encoded by the coding sequence ATGCCTCTGAAAATAGTTTCAAAAGAGTTGTTGGGACAGTTTGGCCTTAGTGAAAGTGAAGTTAACGTTTATCTTGTTGCACTTTCTCTGGGCGAATTTTCGGTATACGACTTGGCCTCTCACCTGTCACTTCCCTACGAGTCTGTTAGAGACGTTGTCGACCGACTTGTTGAGCGTGGCTTTCTGCGCAAACTTCCAGCAGTTGTCGACCGTTATGTGGCGCTCACACCCTTCTTAGAACTTTTCATAGAACTTTACGAGAGGACTTTGGGGGAGATAAACGCTCTCAAGGGCGAGGTTTCCTCTTACTTCGAGGAGGCCTCTAAGCGCCTTCGTGAGCTTTCGAAGCAGGTTGCTTCATGTATATCGGTTGAGCTTGAGGGTACGTCTGGTGACATGGCTTCTCTGATGGATTCTGTAGCGAAGAGATATGCGAAATTTGTTGAGGAGGGTAGTGACGTCTTAAGGGGGGTTGCCGTTTCAGTAGAGGAGTTACTAAGCTCTTTCTTGTCAACTTCAATGGTTAAAATGGTGGAAGTTGACCGTTTTGAGGGGAATGCTGTCTCCCTTTCTGAGATGACGCAAGAGTTTTTAAAGCGTGTTGACGGCAGCGTGCGCGCTGTGGTTGATGCTCAAATAAAGCTCATAGGGGCCCTCCAGAACGAGGTTTCTAGAAGATTGGACCAGCTTGCAGCGCACATGGAGGCATTGCTTGAAAACCACTACAAAAACCACGTCAGGGTTGTCGAAGAACTGGTGCAGTTTCTCGGGAAAACCATAGGAGAGGAGATGAAGCAGCTGAGGGCGTTCACCGAGAAGTGCGAGGTTGATGCGAGCTGGCTAGTTGAAGGGGTCGCTGTTAGGGTAAGCAGCCTCCTCCAATCCGGCAGTAGAAAGTTCGTGCAAACCGTTGCCAGCGGAATCCGGAGGGAGCTTGAAGCCTTTAAAGTCCTCCACTCTAAACTCAACGAGCTAGTCAGTAGGGCACTAGTCGTGGCAAAGGAGCTGGAATTCATCAGCAATATTAAAACGTCCTTTTTCGGGTCGTCTGGCATTTCCAGGATCAAGTCGGCCCTGGAAGCTTGGTCACGTGAGCTGTTAAAGCTGGCGACCTCTGTTCAAGAAAGTTACAACGAAATACTGGCCATCGAAGCTGACACTTTGAGAACCGTTGAAGATGAAGTAGTAAAGAATGTTACCAGCACAATCAACGAGGAGCAGGAAAACCTGAAGAACGCTCTCCAATCTATCAAGAGGGATATCGAAGATAGGCTTGGCGTGTTCCCGGAACTTTTCGAATCAAAGGTCACTGACGAAATAAACTCTTCACTCCTAAGAAGCACTAGGAGCTGCGAGGACACGACAAACGCGGTGCTATCATTTATGCGCGACGAGTTCAAGAACCTAACTAGGAGTCTTGTGGCCTCCCTTTCGTCATACGCGAAGGAGGTAATAGACCTCCTGTCATCCTACACGAAGAGCGTCGCCGAAGCCGTCAAGCTTCTAGAGTTCAGTGCGCTAATCCTGCGTAGGAAACTATCGCAGACTATTCAAGAGAGGCTGCACGAGTACGATATGAAGGGCGAGGCTCTCGTTAAGGACTTGAGAAGAGAGCAAAGCGATAAACTTGTGGAAGTTAAAAGGAAGATCTCCGAAAGAGTGGGGGCAATCAACCAAAAAGCGGTGCGCGATCTCGAAGCCGCGGCGGGCAGCCTAGAGGAAGCAGGCAAAAGGACCGAGAATGCCATGGAGGATGTCGTCTCCAGGATGGAGGATGGCGTTAAAACGCTGGAGGACGTGTGGAACAGCTCGTTAGAAGTTGCTCCAGTGTACAGCGGCACGTGGACGATTGTAGGGAAAAACTCCATAGCCAAGCACATGGCCGGAATGCTGGGTCGGGCTAAGAAGTCTGTTACACTGGTCCTCCCCCAGCCTCACAACGAGGTCCTAGAAGCTGTTAAGCAGGTGAGAAGCGATGTGAAAGTGAAGATAGCTGTTCAAGTGGCTGTGGAACTCCCTATCTTGAGAGAGCTTGCTTTGCTAGACAACGTGGAAATTTACTGGTGCAGGGAGGCGGCGTTCTGGGGCCTGGTGATCGACGACAAAGAGGTCTTAATAGCCCCAGTAGACGCGGAAAACCCGCCAGTTGCAACAGTCTCGGTGCAAGAAGGAGCGGTAAGATTCTACGGCAAGGTAATAGAAGATTTCGTGGAATCACTGGTGAAGAAAAAGCCGCAAACCATTAGTGAAAGACAAGTAGATGTGGTCTAA
- a CDS encoding radical SAM protein, with the protein MKKNLAEILEKAIQKPLTAGEAERLLAERGHIDDLLRVAREVTEEQGGRVLKVYAPSKRFPPISVTGGRCELNCAHCGGHYLSHMIPAETPERLYEVCVGLYEKGAVGCLISGGSTSGGYVPLGPFIGAIRRVKAETGLILNVHTGLVDDVLARQLAEAGVDVVSLDVVGDTETVRAVYGLDRRAEDYFEALHRHVKAGLKHVVPHICVGLHYGELRGELKALEAVKSVKPKKLVFIVLTPTKGTRMEGVAPPSPLDVVKVMAVARLVMKDTKIILGCMRPAGRVREKLDVLALDVVDGIVLPVREAVREAERRGFAVEKLESCCAIPQELEVAASRKGY; encoded by the coding sequence TTGAAGAAAAACCTTGCGGAGATACTCGAGAAAGCCATCCAGAAGCCGTTGACGGCCGGTGAAGCTGAGCGGCTCCTAGCGGAGCGAGGGCACATAGACGATCTCCTAAGGGTGGCGAGGGAGGTGACTGAGGAGCAGGGGGGGAGAGTGTTAAAAGTTTACGCTCCATCCAAGCGTTTTCCGCCAATATCGGTGACGGGTGGGAGGTGCGAGCTTAACTGTGCACATTGCGGTGGACACTACCTTTCCCACATGATCCCAGCCGAGACGCCTGAGAGACTTTACGAGGTTTGCGTCGGCCTTTACGAGAAGGGGGCTGTGGGCTGCCTTATAAGTGGGGGGAGCACTAGTGGAGGGTACGTTCCTCTTGGACCCTTTATCGGGGCGATTAGGAGAGTTAAGGCTGAAACGGGCTTGATTTTGAACGTCCACACGGGGCTTGTGGACGACGTGCTTGCAAGGCAGCTGGCTGAGGCTGGGGTGGATGTGGTTTCTCTGGACGTTGTAGGTGACACTGAGACTGTGAGGGCGGTTTACGGGCTTGACAGGAGGGCTGAAGACTACTTTGAAGCTTTGCACAGGCATGTTAAGGCAGGTTTAAAGCACGTTGTACCCCACATATGCGTCGGGCTGCACTATGGGGAGTTGAGAGGGGAGTTAAAGGCGCTTGAGGCTGTTAAGTCTGTGAAGCCGAAGAAGCTTGTGTTCATAGTTCTCACTCCGACTAAGGGGACCCGGATGGAGGGTGTCGCGCCTCCGAGCCCGCTGGACGTGGTGAAGGTCATGGCTGTTGCGAGGCTCGTGATGAAGGACACGAAGATAATTTTGGGGTGCATGAGGCCGGCTGGAAGGGTGAGGGAGAAGCTCGACGTGCTCGCGCTGGACGTCGTAGACGGAATTGTTCTGCCTGTGAGGGAGGCGGTTAGGGAGGCCGAGAGAAGGGGGTTCGCCGTTGAGAAGCTTGAGTCTTGTTGCGCTATTCCACAAGAGCTTGAGGTTGCGGCCAGCCGGAAGGGCTACTAG
- the metG gene encoding methionine--tRNA ligase subunit beta: MTVSLEDFAKMDIRVGKVVKAEKVASSRKLVKLLVDIGENEPRQIVAGIAEYIPPESIVGKKVVVLANLEPKKFMGVESRGMLLAADVNGRPVPLTVEEDVPPGTRVR, translated from the coding sequence TTGACCGTCTCACTGGAAGACTTCGCGAAAATGGACATCCGTGTAGGCAAGGTGGTCAAAGCGGAGAAAGTGGCGTCCTCAAGAAAGCTCGTGAAACTACTAGTTGACATAGGGGAAAACGAGCCTAGACAAATTGTGGCGGGAATCGCGGAGTATATACCCCCCGAGAGCATTGTGGGGAAGAAGGTGGTAGTACTCGCAAACCTTGAGCCGAAAAAGTTCATGGGAGTCGAGTCGAGAGGCATGCTTCTCGCAGCGGACGTCAACGGAAGACCAGTCCCCCTAACGGTCGAAGAAGACGTCCCCCCAGGAACCAGAGTCCGGTAG
- a CDS encoding alpha/beta hydrolase yields the protein MKVKPFSVSSGGIPLRGAIYLPGEGAKEVAVCFCHGLPREARPVEEKGYSTLAEEFASKGFVSVIFNFQGTVGSGGYFSLSSWSKNLRDVISYISSLGETSLNKFFVVAFSMGAIAAASVAATDGRVSGFACCSCPYDTERFAQMLREGVRLAGSAGIIRLGDKWLENLERDLRELNPKLFIHKVSPKPLLVVHGEEDEIFPVEEAYKLFEAARPPKDMLIVKGVGHHVRGNREAVKGILSWVERNI from the coding sequence TTGAAGGTTAAACCCTTCTCGGTCTCTAGCGGAGGAATACCTCTCAGAGGAGCCATATACTTACCCGGCGAAGGCGCTAAGGAGGTTGCCGTGTGCTTCTGCCACGGTTTGCCGCGTGAGGCAAGACCGGTGGAGGAGAAAGGTTACTCGACTTTAGCGGAGGAGTTTGCCAGCAAGGGCTTCGTAAGCGTCATATTCAACTTTCAGGGTACTGTTGGAAGCGGCGGCTACTTCTCCCTCTCATCGTGGTCCAAGAACCTGCGCGACGTGATAAGTTACATCTCCTCGCTCGGAGAGACTAGCTTAAACAAGTTTTTCGTCGTCGCCTTCAGCATGGGCGCCATAGCTGCTGCGAGCGTCGCTGCAACAGACGGCAGGGTGAGTGGCTTCGCATGCTGCTCATGCCCCTACGACACAGAGCGCTTCGCTCAAATGCTCCGGGAAGGGGTCAGACTGGCTGGCTCCGCGGGAATAATAAGGCTTGGAGACAAATGGCTGGAGAACCTAGAGCGAGACCTAAGGGAGCTAAACCCGAAGCTGTTCATACACAAGGTCTCCCCGAAGCCCCTACTGGTAGTCCACGGTGAGGAAGACGAGATCTTCCCCGTGGAAGAAGCATACAAGTTATTTGAGGCAGCTAGGCCCCCTAAAGACATGCTGATCGTAAAGGGAGTTGGGCACCACGTCAGAGGGAACAGGGAGGCCGTGAAGGGAATCCTAAGCTGGGTTGAGAGAAACATCTAG
- a CDS encoding NAD(P)/FAD-dependent oxidoreductase: protein MKYDLVVVGAGPGGTSTAISALKAGGKVVILERKTNVGVPVHCGEAIGKTGPSIAEIDIPKRAIVNPIRGFKIFSPNLTPVVYAKSEVEGYIVDRRVFDKELLARACELGADVMVGANVVDLIYEDGKVSGVVARYFGNKVEVRGEVVVGADGVNSTVARISGLRKFIKPRDLDVSAQFEMVGVHIEDVDLMEFYLGRKVAPRGYIWVFPKSENRANVGIGIGAGMGEKTAYEYLMDFIKNNPRGKELCKNAKPIEFRVGAIPLGGPNAKNVADGLMLVGDAAGQVHPITGGGMGYAIVCGSIAGKVAMECIEKGDVSEKALSKYEVLWREKYGHEFSQMLALRNLLEETDDEVLDELAKVLTGENVVELTAGKKIGVVLRAAAKGNVKLLKLLNELRKLQLVQ from the coding sequence ATGAAGTACGACTTGGTTGTTGTTGGTGCTGGGCCAGGTGGCACGTCGACAGCAATATCCGCCCTTAAAGCCGGCGGCAAGGTTGTAATACTTGAAAGAAAGACGAACGTGGGAGTCCCTGTCCACTGTGGCGAGGCCATCGGTAAGACAGGTCCAAGCATAGCCGAGATAGATATTCCCAAGAGAGCCATAGTGAACCCTATCAGGGGGTTCAAGATTTTCAGTCCAAACTTGACACCAGTGGTCTACGCCAAAAGTGAGGTTGAAGGGTATATCGTCGACAGACGTGTTTTCGACAAGGAGCTTCTTGCACGCGCATGCGAGCTTGGGGCCGATGTGATGGTTGGCGCAAACGTAGTCGACTTAATTTACGAAGATGGCAAGGTCTCCGGTGTCGTGGCACGCTACTTCGGGAACAAGGTTGAAGTACGGGGGGAGGTGGTCGTTGGAGCTGACGGTGTCAACAGCACGGTTGCTCGAATCTCGGGGCTGAGGAAGTTCATTAAGCCACGGGACCTAGACGTTAGCGCTCAGTTCGAAATGGTTGGAGTCCACATAGAGGACGTCGACCTCATGGAGTTTTACCTCGGACGTAAAGTTGCACCGAGAGGGTACATCTGGGTTTTCCCCAAGAGCGAGAACAGGGCTAATGTTGGAATAGGGATAGGAGCCGGAATGGGAGAGAAAACCGCGTACGAATACCTAATGGACTTCATAAAGAATAACCCGCGCGGAAAAGAGCTTTGCAAGAATGCGAAGCCGATCGAGTTCAGGGTTGGAGCAATACCCCTAGGAGGCCCCAACGCCAAGAACGTCGCCGACGGACTTATGCTTGTGGGTGATGCGGCTGGGCAAGTTCACCCGATAACTGGGGGTGGCATGGGGTACGCTATAGTTTGCGGCAGCATAGCTGGAAAAGTGGCGATGGAATGCATAGAGAAAGGGGATGTGAGCGAGAAAGCCCTCTCGAAGTACGAGGTCCTCTGGAGAGAGAAGTATGGGCACGAGTTCAGCCAGATGCTGGCTCTTAGAAACCTTCTCGAGGAAACAGACGACGAGGTCCTGGACGAGTTGGCAAAAGTACTTACAGGCGAGAACGTGGTAGAGCTAACAGCCGGGAAGAAGATAGGCGTCGTTCTAAGAGCCGCCGCTAAGGGGAATGTCAAGCTCCTAAAGCTGCTCAACGAGTTGAGAAAGCTGCAGCTAGTGCAGTAG
- a CDS encoding biotin/lipoate A/B protein ligase family protein, giving the protein MEVWRYIDFDIVDPPTSGALAEAILIARSEGKCPDTFFIYRRKPPAVSIGYFQSVSNTVNIEACRRLGVEVSRRITGGGAIYSDENGIIYSIVVSESNPKVPRNIAESYGVLCRGIIEALKLFGLEAVFQPVNDILVEGRKISGSSQTRRKGVVLHHGTLLVKADIETMKKVLKIPEEKMSDKQAKSLEERVTSLERLLGRKVSIEEAKEAVKKGFEKALNVKFEEGELTDYEKKLVERLVKEKYSRDEWNFKR; this is encoded by the coding sequence GTGGAAGTTTGGCGCTATATAGACTTCGACATAGTCGATCCGCCAACCAGCGGAGCTTTAGCTGAAGCAATCTTAATTGCGCGCTCCGAGGGAAAGTGTCCGGACACCTTCTTCATCTACAGAAGAAAGCCGCCGGCGGTCTCCATAGGATACTTCCAATCGGTGAGCAACACTGTCAACATTGAAGCATGCCGCAGGCTTGGAGTAGAGGTAAGCAGGAGGATAACGGGTGGCGGCGCCATATACTCGGACGAGAACGGGATAATATACAGCATAGTGGTGAGCGAAAGCAACCCAAAGGTTCCAAGGAACATAGCCGAGTCCTACGGCGTACTCTGCAGGGGAATAATCGAGGCACTAAAGCTATTCGGGCTCGAAGCAGTCTTCCAGCCAGTCAACGACATACTAGTAGAAGGGAGGAAAATAAGTGGAAGCTCACAAACGAGAAGGAAGGGCGTCGTACTTCACCACGGGACACTCCTCGTGAAAGCAGACATAGAAACCATGAAGAAAGTGCTCAAAATACCAGAGGAAAAAATGAGCGACAAGCAGGCTAAAAGCCTTGAAGAAAGAGTCACAAGCCTAGAAAGACTCCTAGGGAGAAAAGTGAGCATAGAAGAAGCCAAAGAAGCAGTGAAAAAAGGATTCGAAAAAGCGTTAAACGTAAAGTTCGAGGAAGGAGAACTTACAGACTACGAGAAGAAGCTCGTCGAGCGACTAGTGAAGGAAAAATACTCGCGCGACGAGTGGAACTTCAAGAGGTAG
- a CDS encoding NUDIX domain-containing protein: protein MDKGDELIACVKLEDGKVKIYPLSREEAHEADVPHIVVRVLGFSRDGLLLVQKRSKLKRSNPGRYTDTASGHVAPSEAASAEGLFLAAERELFEEMGVHGKLSFFTGPVYDEGDSEINYVFIALVEGAPGFSDEVDAAGSGFKTPEELRAMLDTEDFVPLAREMWSQFLELYPTSEDVKKLAMNFKDREGLEKLAEKLDEGLRLLLSRKKIPRGV, encoded by the coding sequence GTGGACAAGGGCGATGAACTCATTGCTTGCGTCAAATTGGAGGACGGGAAGGTTAAAATTTACCCTTTGAGTAGGGAGGAAGCGCATGAAGCTGATGTTCCTCACATAGTGGTTAGGGTGCTCGGCTTTAGCAGGGATGGATTGCTGTTGGTTCAGAAGAGGTCTAAGCTTAAAAGGAGTAACCCTGGGAGATATACGGACACTGCTTCCGGGCACGTGGCCCCCAGCGAGGCTGCAAGTGCTGAGGGTTTGTTTCTGGCGGCTGAAAGGGAACTCTTCGAGGAGATGGGGGTTCACGGTAAGCTATCCTTTTTCACTGGGCCGGTTTACGACGAGGGTGATAGCGAGATAAACTACGTGTTTATAGCTCTCGTTGAGGGGGCTCCAGGGTTCAGCGACGAGGTGGATGCTGCGGGAAGCGGGTTTAAAACACCTGAAGAGCTTAGGGCGATGCTCGACACAGAGGACTTCGTCCCATTAGCGAGGGAAATGTGGTCGCAGTTCTTGGAACTTTACCCTACAAGTGAAGACGTCAAAAAACTGGCGATGAACTTCAAGGATAGGGAAGGACTGGAGAAGCTGGCGGAAAAGCTGGATGAAGGTTTGAGGCTGCTGCTTTCGCGGAAAAAGATTCCCAGAGGAGTTTAG
- a CDS encoding radical SAM protein, with amino-acid sequence MDVPKATLLKAKLLEHGMIRVADKKQLLYTPDRSTAGPTAGIDCAFFGFEGRLVRLQISPTTNVCSYIPRKGILFQGELYPAIEVESVLHCPEQAFLNLDSRCRFNCRFCVTPLLSSHVNRRTMREEVVVRIVNRVREKIKGVALTTGVPDSPEESVKHMASVVKALREHFGDSLPIGVEPLVTERRHIDMLYEAGADEIKINVESYDPETFRRVCPDIDYDVNLEMVRYAVEVFGENKVCSNIIVGLGEPEQSIDEGARALAWMGVVASLRPLSIHPAVAERLSEATGGKARRPSAERMIRHAVNYKEVLDETGLDTRKFRTMCLKCTACDIVPQRDL; translated from the coding sequence TTGGATGTCCCAAAAGCAACACTGCTCAAAGCCAAACTCTTAGAGCATGGTATGATACGTGTGGCGGACAAGAAACAGCTGCTCTACACGCCAGACCGCTCAACGGCCGGCCCAACCGCTGGGATCGACTGCGCCTTTTTCGGCTTCGAAGGCAGACTCGTCCGCCTCCAAATCTCGCCAACCACTAACGTTTGCTCGTACATCCCCAGAAAAGGGATACTCTTCCAAGGTGAGCTTTACCCTGCGATCGAAGTTGAGAGCGTCCTCCACTGCCCAGAGCAAGCGTTCCTCAACCTCGACTCTAGGTGCCGCTTCAACTGCCGCTTCTGCGTAACTCCCCTTCTCTCCTCCCACGTCAACAGACGCACGATGAGAGAAGAAGTGGTCGTCAGAATAGTCAATAGGGTGAGGGAGAAAATCAAAGGGGTAGCCCTCACGACAGGCGTCCCTGACAGTCCGGAAGAAAGCGTGAAGCACATGGCTAGCGTTGTTAAGGCGCTAAGGGAGCACTTCGGGGACAGCCTCCCAATAGGGGTTGAGCCACTGGTAACAGAGCGGCGCCATATAGACATGCTCTACGAGGCTGGAGCGGACGAGATAAAGATAAACGTTGAGAGCTACGACCCTGAAACATTTAGAAGGGTCTGCCCAGACATAGACTACGACGTTAACCTCGAAATGGTGAGGTACGCGGTCGAGGTCTTCGGAGAGAACAAGGTTTGCTCAAACATAATAGTTGGGTTAGGCGAGCCAGAGCAGTCTATAGACGAGGGCGCAAGGGCCCTGGCGTGGATGGGTGTCGTGGCGTCACTTAGACCCCTAAGCATCCACCCTGCCGTGGCTGAGAGACTATCTGAGGCCACTGGAGGCAAGGCTAGAAGACCAAGTGCAGAGAGGATGATAAGGCACGCGGTGAACTACAAGGAAGTCCTCGACGAGACCGGACTGGACACGCGTAAGTTCAGAACAATGTGTCTCAAATGCACGGCCTGCGACATAGTACCACAAAGAGACTTGTAG
- a CDS encoding 4Fe-4S binding protein, translating into MRVNDELCGVCSGCASVCPRGAISVSERGLTVNSELCNDCGVCAGVCPVGAITVESK; encoded by the coding sequence TTGAGGGTCAATGATGAGCTTTGTGGAGTTTGTTCCGGATGCGCAAGCGTGTGTCCTAGAGGAGCTATAAGTGTTTCCGAAAGGGGGTTAACTGTGAACAGCGAGCTCTGTAATGACTGTGGCGTCTGCGCGGGCGTGTGCCCGGTTGGAGCGATAACCGTCGAGTCTAAGTAG